From the Martelella mediterranea DSM 17316 genome, one window contains:
- the cysD gene encoding sulfate adenylyltransferase subunit CysD — MALTHLQRLEAESIHIFREVAASFSRPVMLYSIGKDSSVMMHLAMKAFYPAKPPFPFLHVDTTWKFQAMYAFRQKMADDLGIDLLVHVNPEAVEAGINPFDHGSSTHTHLWKTVGLRQALDKYGFDAAFGGARRDEEKSRAKERIFSFRNAQHAWDPKNQRPEMWKTYNTRVGKGESIRVFPLSNWTELDIWQYIMKENIPIVPLYFAAKRPVVERDGALIMVDDARMPIGPDEAVTEKMVRFRTLGCYPLTGAVESDASDLQAIVREMLTARTSERQGRMIDKDEAGSMEKKKREGYF, encoded by the coding sequence ATGGCTCTTACACATTTGCAGAGACTGGAGGCGGAATCGATTCACATCTTCCGCGAGGTCGCGGCAAGCTTTTCCAGACCGGTGATGCTGTATTCGATTGGCAAGGATTCGTCGGTGATGATGCACCTGGCGATGAAGGCGTTCTATCCGGCCAAGCCGCCCTTTCCGTTTCTTCATGTCGACACCACCTGGAAGTTCCAGGCGATGTATGCGTTCCGGCAGAAGATGGCCGATGATCTGGGCATCGATCTGCTCGTTCACGTCAACCCGGAAGCGGTCGAGGCCGGCATCAATCCCTTCGATCACGGCTCCAGCACCCATACCCATCTCTGGAAGACGGTCGGCTTGCGCCAGGCGCTCGACAAATACGGCTTCGATGCTGCTTTCGGCGGCGCGCGCCGCGACGAGGAGAAGTCGCGCGCCAAGGAGCGCATCTTCTCCTTCCGCAATGCGCAGCATGCCTGGGATCCGAAGAACCAGCGCCCGGAAATGTGGAAGACCTACAATACCCGCGTCGGCAAGGGTGAATCGATCCGCGTCTTTCCGCTGTCGAACTGGACCGAGCTCGATATCTGGCAGTATATCATGAAGGAGAACATTCCGATCGTGCCGCTTTATTTCGCGGCCAAACGCCCGGTGGTCGAGCGCGACGGCGCGCTGATCATGGTCGATGACGCGCGCATGCCGATCGGCCCGGATGAGGCCGTGACGGAGAAGATGGTGCGTTTCCGCACGCTCGGATGCTATCCGCTGACGGGCGCGGTCGAATCCGATGCCAGCGACCTGCAGGCGATCGTGCGCGAGATGCTGACGGCCAGAACCTCGGAGCGTCAGGGCCGCATGATCGACAAGGACGAAGCCGGTTCAATGGAAAAGAAGAAGCGGGAGGGGTATTTCTGA
- the cysQ gene encoding 3'(2'),5'-bisphosphate nucleotidase CysQ, with product MADMQQVFLDAALEAGRAIMSIYENGIDVSYKEDQSPVTAADEQAEAIILAHLARAFPDIPVIAEESVAAGVVPDITGKAFFLVDPLDGTKEFINRREDFTVNIALVENGVPVAGIVYAPAKGVAYRTIAGGAEKLIVTDGVVARSETIRCRPRGEVLTAVASRSHNSPETEDFMRKIGVSDFTSVGSSLKFCLLAEGVADVYPRFGRTMEWDTAAGDAVLRAAGGTTECADSTAFAYGKTRQDTDSDFANPPFIGWAHLPSRS from the coding sequence ATGGCCGATATGCAGCAGGTCTTCCTCGATGCGGCGCTTGAAGCGGGCAGGGCGATCATGTCGATCTACGAAAACGGCATCGACGTGTCCTACAAGGAAGACCAGTCGCCGGTGACGGCAGCCGACGAGCAGGCAGAGGCGATCATTCTCGCCCATCTCGCCCGCGCCTTTCCCGACATTCCGGTAATCGCCGAGGAGAGCGTTGCCGCCGGCGTGGTTCCCGATATCACCGGCAAGGCCTTCTTCCTTGTCGACCCGCTCGACGGGACGAAGGAGTTCATCAACAGGCGCGAGGATTTCACCGTCAATATCGCGCTCGTTGAAAACGGCGTGCCGGTTGCCGGAATCGTCTACGCGCCGGCCAAGGGCGTGGCCTACCGCACCATCGCCGGCGGCGCCGAGAAGCTGATCGTGACAGATGGCGTCGTCGCGCGATCCGAGACGATCAGATGCCGCCCCAGGGGGGAGGTACTGACCGCGGTGGCCAGCCGATCGCACAACAGTCCGGAAACCGAGGATTTCATGCGGAAAATCGGCGTGTCCGATTTCACCTCAGTGGGCTCTTCGCTGAAATTCTGCCTTCTCGCGGAAGGCGTTGCCGATGTCTATCCGCGTTTCGGGCGTACCATGGAATGGGATACCGCCGCCGGCGACGCGGTCTTGCGCGCCGCCGGAGGAACGACCGAATGTGCCGACAGCACCGCCTTCGCTTATGGCAAGACCCGGCAGGATACCGACAGCGATTTCGCCAATCCGCCCTTTATCGGATGGGCGCATCTGCCTTCCCGCTCTTGA
- a CDS encoding TRAP transporter small permease: MIRIVQGFLNAVSTIEKAVVVLSFSAVLAALSADVIGREVFAHGLFGSSKFAVYALILCAMAGFGLATASGAHLRPRFLDFVTQGRAEARARRAGRVASAAILLFLAWGAVDMVSFSRMIGERDLTLGWLVWPVQTILPVAFVLSALRHLIYAAFPELAPVEREQPE; this comes from the coding sequence ATGATCCGCATAGTCCAGGGCTTTCTGAATGCCGTATCGACCATCGAGAAAGCCGTCGTCGTGCTGAGCTTTTCGGCCGTGCTGGCCGCCCTGTCCGCGGACGTCATCGGACGGGAGGTTTTCGCGCATGGTCTGTTCGGTTCCTCAAAGTTTGCCGTCTATGCCCTGATCCTGTGCGCCATGGCGGGTTTCGGTCTGGCAACCGCCAGCGGCGCGCATCTCAGACCCCGGTTTCTGGATTTCGTCACGCAGGGCCGCGCCGAAGCGCGCGCCCGGCGCGCAGGCCGGGTGGCCTCCGCCGCCATCCTTCTGTTTCTGGCATGGGGCGCCGTCGACATGGTGTCCTTTTCCCGCATGATCGGGGAGCGCGACCTGACTCTGGGCTGGCTGGTCTGGCCGGTGCAGACGATCCTGCCCGTGGCCTTTGTGCTCTCCGCCCTGCGCCATCTGATCTATGCGGCCTTTCCTGAACTGGCCCCTGTCGAACGGGAACAGCCGGAATGA
- a CDS encoding TRAP transporter large permease, whose translation MMALLLLGVAILLLILRVELVLILMFVAGVAQLIWGGGAPEYFLQDLWATMDRELLLSVPLFILVGAVMGRGSIAERLVAVMSALTRPIPGGLAVATILSCAVFSAISGSSIVTMLAVGSVLYPALTANGYSKSFAIGALCAGGTLGIIIPPSLPMILYGVVTDTNISNLFLAGIGPGLLLTGVFSAYAMARNWSVPRQRFSMSDLGEAIFRGIPALLMPIILLGGIYSGYYSPTEAAAVALLYALVVEVLFFRELKSRDYVEICVKSAKLVGALFPLIAVAVSLNLLLAEHRIPNQIIAFMTEHVHNETVFLLLTNVMLLLIGCFMDTASAIAITAPLLKPLAHAYGVDSTHLGVIIVLNLEIGILTPPLGLNLIVAMTAFKENFGLVCRAAIPFVLLMILCLLLVTFQPWIAMALVGSR comes from the coding sequence ATGATGGCCCTGCTTCTTCTCGGGGTCGCGATCCTGCTTCTGATCCTTCGGGTCGAGCTGGTGCTGATCCTGATGTTCGTCGCGGGCGTCGCCCAGCTCATCTGGGGCGGCGGCGCGCCGGAATATTTCCTGCAGGACCTGTGGGCGACGATGGATCGCGAACTGTTGCTGTCCGTGCCCCTGTTCATCCTGGTGGGCGCGGTGATGGGTCGCGGCAGCATCGCCGAACGGCTGGTGGCGGTCATGTCCGCCCTCACCCGTCCCATTCCCGGCGGTCTGGCAGTGGCCACGATCCTGTCATGCGCGGTGTTTTCGGCGATTTCCGGTTCCTCCATCGTCACCATGCTGGCGGTGGGCTCAGTGCTGTATCCTGCGCTGACTGCAAACGGCTATTCGAAATCCTTCGCGATCGGGGCGCTTTGCGCGGGCGGAACGCTGGGCATCATCATCCCGCCCTCCCTGCCGATGATTCTTTACGGCGTCGTCACCGACACCAATATCTCGAACCTGTTCCTGGCCGGGATCGGGCCGGGGCTGCTGCTGACCGGCGTATTTTCGGCCTATGCCATGGCGCGCAACTGGTCCGTGCCGCGCCAGCGGTTCAGCATGAGCGATCTGGGCGAAGCCATTTTCCGGGGCATACCCGCCTTGCTGATGCCGATCATTCTGCTCGGCGGGATTTACAGCGGCTACTATTCCCCCACCGAAGCAGCCGCCGTTGCGCTTCTTTATGCGCTTGTCGTCGAGGTGCTGTTCTTCCGCGAGCTGAAATCCCGAGACTATGTCGAAATATGCGTGAAATCGGCGAAGCTGGTGGGCGCGCTCTTCCCGCTGATCGCCGTCGCCGTCTCGCTGAACCTGCTGCTTGCCGAGCACCGCATCCCGAACCAGATCATCGCCTTCATGACGGAGCACGTGCACAACGAGACCGTGTTCCTGCTGCTGACCAATGTGATGCTGCTGCTGATCGGCTGTTTCATGGATACGGCCTCGGCCATAGCAATCACGGCGCCGCTCCTGAAGCCGCTGGCCCATGCCTATGGCGTCGACAGCACGCATCTCGGCGTGATCATCGTATTGAACCTCGAAATCGGCATTCTCACGCCGCCACTCGGGCTGAACCTGATCGTCGCGATGACGGCGTTCAAGGAAAATTTCGGCTTGGTCTGCCGCGCCGCCATACCTTTCGTGCTTTTGATGATCCTGTGCCTTCTGCTGGTGACCTTCCAGCCATGGATAGCGATGGCGCTGGTCGGTTCGCGGTAA
- a CDS encoding glycosyltransferase, with protein sequence MTPRKVLICTYGTRGDVEPFLALAHGLKEAGFDVALATSSRFRAFVESHGVAFFPMSDTSLAALESPDGKTMLEGDSGLLPRITAGIRLSRRSGAIQDGLMRETFAAAIDFPPDLIVFNAKLFAAPHVAEKLGVPAFLGMLQPMLVPTAAFPAMGLPNLPLPGYNRFTYVLVRKSIGSFRRRMNRFRHEVLDLPPVRNGSAVLFPPGAGNIGVLHAYSSGVLPRPRDWPESARVTGYWRLDDGRGYTPPPDLAAFLDRGEPPVFIGFGSMPSGDARALARLAAAALRKAGRRGVIAKGWAGLDVEGSDDIIAIPPVPYAWLFPRMAAVVHHGGAGTTAEGLHAGVPCVICPFFGDQRGWAQLSAALGVGVAPLPRRRLTEDSLAAAIAEAVTNTLLRDNAENLAARLRRENGVKTAVEIITQTLSDPRRGETV encoded by the coding sequence TTGACGCCCAGGAAGGTTCTCATCTGCACCTATGGCACCCGTGGGGACGTGGAGCCCTTCCTGGCTCTGGCCCATGGCCTGAAAGAGGCCGGCTTCGATGTCGCGCTTGCGACCTCATCCCGCTTCCGCGCGTTTGTTGAAAGTCATGGCGTCGCTTTTTTCCCGATGTCCGACACTTCTCTTGCCGCCCTTGAATCCCCGGACGGCAAGACCATGCTCGAAGGCGATTCCGGCCTATTGCCACGCATCACCGCCGGCATTCGACTATCAAGACGATCCGGCGCCATCCAGGACGGTCTGATGCGCGAAACCTTTGCTGCCGCCATCGATTTCCCTCCTGACCTCATCGTCTTCAATGCCAAGCTTTTTGCGGCCCCGCATGTGGCCGAGAAACTCGGTGTTCCGGCTTTTCTGGGAATGCTCCAGCCCATGCTCGTGCCGACGGCCGCCTTCCCGGCCATGGGCCTGCCAAACCTTCCGCTCCCCGGCTACAACCGCTTCACCTATGTGCTTGTCCGAAAATCCATCGGCTCCTTTCGCCGTCGCATGAACCGGTTTCGCCACGAGGTTCTCGACCTGCCGCCGGTGCGGAACGGAAGCGCGGTCCTGTTTCCGCCCGGCGCCGGCAATATCGGCGTACTGCACGCCTACAGTTCCGGCGTCCTGCCGCGCCCAAGGGATTGGCCGGAGAGCGCGCGCGTCACCGGCTACTGGCGGCTCGATGACGGTCGGGGTTACACGCCGCCTCCGGACCTGGCCGCCTTTCTCGATCGCGGAGAGCCGCCGGTTTTCATCGGATTCGGAAGCATGCCGAGCGGTGACGCCAGGGCGCTCGCAAGGTTGGCGGCGGCGGCCCTGCGCAAGGCGGGCCGGCGCGGCGTCATCGCGAAGGGGTGGGCCGGCCTGGACGTGGAAGGCAGCGACGATATCATAGCCATACCGCCCGTTCCCTATGCGTGGCTTTTCCCGCGCATGGCGGCGGTTGTCCATCACGGCGGCGCGGGAACGACGGCGGAAGGATTGCACGCCGGCGTTCCCTGCGTGATATGTCCGTTTTTCGGCGACCAGCGGGGCTGGGCACAATTGAGCGCCGCACTTGGCGTCGGCGTCGCCCCATTGCCCCGCAGGCGTCTGACGGAAGACAGCCTGGCAGCAGCCATCGCGGAAGCGGTGACGAACACGCTTCTGCGCGACAATGCGGAAAACCTGGCGGCGCGTCTGCGCCGGGAGAACGGCGTCAAAACCGCCGTGGAGATCATAACGCAGACTTTGAGCGATCCGCGACGAGGCGAGACGGTCTGA
- a CDS encoding MraY family glycosyltransferase, translated as MPTPRIGGVAILVALVSFGVLIPDTGNHNLWLLLPSLMPVFLAGLAEDLGFNVSPRDRLLAAAISSLLAILLFKLWIPRTDIPLIGAILMFAPFAMAITIFGGAGICNAFNLVDGVNGLSGLIAVVVAASLAAIAAQNGLFEVSAWCAVVMGALLGFLVFNFPLGKIFLGDAGAYGIGHVLAWLAFLILNFVPDLTPWALLLIFFWPIADTMLAIFRRRIAGRPADQPDRLHFHQLVMRALEISVLGRNARHISNPMTTVILAPMFTAPAIAGVLFWNKPAMAALLLVFFAALFVATYQFGARITAALRPQSGHRFNFHLAHHKRLSHKKDL; from the coding sequence GTGCCGACGCCGAGAATCGGCGGGGTTGCCATTCTGGTCGCGCTCGTGTCGTTCGGCGTGCTTATACCCGATACTGGAAACCATAATCTCTGGTTGCTGCTCCCTTCGCTCATGCCGGTGTTTCTCGCCGGTCTGGCGGAGGATCTCGGATTTAACGTATCGCCGCGCGATCGTCTGCTCGCCGCCGCGATATCATCCTTGCTTGCAATTCTGCTGTTCAAGCTCTGGATCCCGAGAACCGACATTCCGCTGATAGGCGCGATTTTGATGTTCGCGCCGTTTGCGATGGCCATAACCATTTTCGGCGGAGCCGGTATCTGCAACGCTTTCAATCTGGTGGATGGCGTCAACGGACTTTCCGGCCTCATCGCTGTCGTCGTTGCGGCTTCGCTTGCGGCTATTGCCGCACAAAACGGTTTGTTCGAGGTCAGCGCCTGGTGCGCCGTCGTCATGGGCGCACTGCTCGGCTTTCTTGTATTCAACTTTCCGCTGGGCAAGATTTTCCTGGGAGATGCCGGCGCTTACGGCATCGGTCACGTTCTCGCCTGGCTTGCGTTCCTGATACTGAACTTCGTTCCGGATCTGACCCCGTGGGCGTTGCTGCTGATATTCTTCTGGCCGATCGCGGACACCATGCTCGCCATCTTCCGTCGCCGCATTGCCGGACGTCCCGCCGACCAGCCGGACCGACTGCATTTTCATCAATTGGTCATGCGCGCGCTTGAGATCAGTGTCCTTGGACGGAATGCGCGGCATATCAGCAATCCAATGACGACGGTCATCCTCGCGCCGATGTTCACCGCGCCTGCGATCGCCGGGGTCTTGTTCTGGAACAAGCCGGCGATGGCCGCTCTCCTCCTGGTGTTTTTTGCCGCCCTCTTCGTGGCGACCTATCAGTTCGGCGCCCGCATCACGGCCGCCCTTCGTCCTCAGTCCGGCCACAGGTTCAATTTCCACTTGGCGCACCACAAGAGGCTGTCCCATAAGAAGGATCTTTGA
- the cysN gene encoding sulfate adenylyltransferase subunit CysN codes for MVEDVSGDMIAYLVEQEKKSLLRFLTCGSVDDGKSTLIGRLLYDTKLIFEDQLASLASDSARHGTTGEDIDFALLVDGLESEREQGITIDVAYRFFATARRKFIVADTPGHEEYTRNMATGASTADLAIVLVDSRQGILTQTRRHSFIASLLGIRHIVVAINKIDLMDYSQEVYDRIVADYLEFAKDLGFETIVPIPISARYGDNVTLSSENMPWYEGPALLDHLETVPVASDLAEKPFRMPVQLVTRPNLNFRGFAGQIASGRVAVGDRVMVAKSGKTSAIRQIVTMDGDLDSAEAGQAVTLALQDEIEVSRGNILVAPGARPNVADQFQAKIIWFDADAMIPGRSYILRTEADQTPATVTALKYQVNINSFTHEAAKALHMNEVGVCNISTQAPIVFDAYADNRTTGNFVIIDRISNKTVGAGMIDFALRRAQNVHWQAVEVNKKAHAALKTQTPAVLWFTGLSGSGKSTVANALEKILHAKGRHTYLLDGDNVRHGLNRDLGFTAEDRVENIRRVAEVAKLMADAGLIVLVSFISPFRSERRLAREMMDDGEFIEIFIDTPIEVCAERDPKGLYKKARAGEIENFTGITSPYEAPENPDLHLHTVGHDPFELASRIETFLASRETGE; via the coding sequence ATGGTCGAGGATGTTTCCGGAGACATGATCGCCTATCTCGTCGAACAGGAAAAGAAATCGCTGCTGCGCTTCCTGACCTGCGGTTCGGTCGACGACGGCAAGTCGACCCTGATCGGCCGCCTGCTTTACGATACCAAGCTGATCTTCGAGGACCAGCTTGCCTCGCTTGCAAGCGACAGCGCCCGCCACGGCACGACCGGCGAGGATATCGACTTCGCGCTTCTGGTCGACGGGCTGGAATCCGAGCGCGAACAGGGCATCACCATCGATGTCGCCTATCGGTTCTTCGCGACGGCGCGGCGCAAGTTCATCGTCGCCGATACGCCCGGCCACGAGGAATATACCCGCAATATGGCGACCGGCGCTTCGACCGCGGATCTCGCCATCGTGCTGGTCGACAGCCGCCAGGGCATTCTGACGCAGACCCGCCGGCATTCCTTCATCGCCTCGCTGCTCGGCATCCGCCATATCGTGGTCGCGATCAACAAGATCGACCTGATGGACTATTCGCAGGAGGTCTACGACAGGATCGTCGCCGACTATCTGGAATTTGCAAAGGATCTCGGCTTCGAGACGATCGTGCCGATCCCGATCTCTGCGCGCTACGGCGACAATGTCACCCTGTCGTCAGAGAACATGCCGTGGTATGAGGGACCGGCCCTGCTCGACCATCTCGAGACGGTTCCGGTCGCCTCCGACCTTGCCGAAAAGCCGTTCCGCATGCCGGTGCAGCTGGTTACCCGCCCGAACCTCAATTTCCGTGGTTTTGCCGGCCAGATCGCTTCCGGCCGGGTCGCCGTTGGCGATCGCGTCATGGTCGCCAAGTCCGGAAAGACTTCGGCGATCCGCCAGATCGTGACCATGGATGGCGATCTCGACAGTGCCGAGGCGGGGCAGGCGGTAACGCTCGCCCTTCAGGACGAGATCGAGGTCTCGCGCGGCAATATCCTGGTGGCGCCCGGTGCGCGGCCGAATGTTGCCGACCAGTTTCAGGCGAAAATCATCTGGTTCGATGCAGACGCGATGATCCCCGGCCGCTCCTATATCTTGCGGACCGAGGCGGACCAGACGCCGGCAACGGTAACCGCCCTCAAATATCAGGTGAACATCAACAGCTTTACCCATGAAGCGGCCAAGGCGCTCCACATGAACGAGGTCGGGGTGTGCAACATCTCCACTCAGGCCCCGATCGTGTTCGATGCCTATGCGGATAACCGCACCACCGGCAATTTCGTGATCATCGACCGGATCTCCAACAAGACCGTTGGCGCGGGCATGATCGATTTCGCGCTGCGCCGGGCGCAGAATGTTCACTGGCAGGCTGTCGAGGTCAACAAGAAGGCGCATGCCGCCCTGAAGACACAGACGCCGGCGGTGCTCTGGTTCACCGGGCTTTCGGGATCGGGCAAATCGACGGTCGCCAACGCGCTGGAGAAAATCCTTCATGCCAAGGGCAGGCATACCTACCTGCTTGACGGCGATAATGTCCGCCACGGGCTCAACCGCGATCTCGGCTTCACGGCCGAAGACCGGGTCGAGAATATCCGCCGCGTGGCGGAGGTGGCCAAGCTCATGGCCGATGCCGGGCTGATCGTGCTGGTGTCGTTCATCTCGCCGTTCCGCTCCGAGCGGCGGCTGGCGCGCGAGATGATGGATGATGGCGAGTTCATCGAGATTTTCATCGATACTCCGATCGAAGTCTGCGCCGAGCGTGACCCGAAAGGGCTCTACAAGAAGGCGCGGGCCGGCGAGATCGAAAACTTCACCGGTATAACGTCGCCCTACGAAGCGCCGGAGAATCCCGACCTCCATCTTCACACCGTTGGTCACGACCCGTTTGAACTGGCGAGCCGGATCGAGACGTTCCTCGCGAGCCGGGAGACGGGCGAGTGA
- a CDS encoding polysaccharide biosynthesis tyrosine autokinase, whose translation MIFILFVLAGGYYAIRMTTPIYRATSVTMVSGQAENIIDIPSVLAQLGTDDVALQSEIEVIRSRILIGNVVDNLDLMADPEFNAALRESTTFARFVAYIKSLFPTPSDSDVPGPDRTRDRVVSALLDKFTATVVPDTTTFRITVSSEDPEKAALIADSIAEQYVQRQIDVKRGATVDAIDWLSERVAELKVSLEKSENTVKQFKTDTPLTTPEVLSGLERQLKSIRDRITETRQRVEASDALFANLEQASSFEDKAVLLGDPTLIDLSATAPRNRRDAARFEARLETLLVDRRRDAAELKSQLASLETAEAALERKIQTESAAYLELEQLTREAEANRTLYEYFLARLKETSAQQGIQQADSVILSYAVVPENASEPSKKRIVLLAGLVGLVFGGLLSLLLEMRNRTFKTSQELEELAGLPVVGMLPLVPAKHRSDLFHYLQTHSTSPFAEAIRNLRTSVVLANLDKPPQVIMLSSSIPGEGKTTSSIALALNFVSMGKKVLLVEGDLRRLTFHQYFGNSRTDAGLISVLSGKQTLDETVFHSEDLELDVLFGERSPKNAADVLSSRKMDELLREARSKYDFIIVDAPPVLIVPDARVLSQFVDAILFVVKWDSTHHHQVEEAVRSFEEGKIEGLVLNQIDPNGFKRYGYNYGYGYGYAAHYGDKYYDTDDD comes from the coding sequence GTGATATTCATCCTGTTCGTTCTGGCGGGCGGGTATTACGCCATCAGGATGACGACGCCGATCTATCGGGCAACTTCAGTCACGATGGTGAGCGGTCAGGCGGAGAACATTATCGATATACCGAGCGTCCTTGCGCAGCTCGGAACAGACGATGTCGCCCTGCAATCCGAAATCGAGGTGATCAGGTCGCGTATTTTGATCGGAAACGTGGTCGATAATCTCGATCTGATGGCGGACCCGGAATTCAACGCGGCTTTGAGAGAGTCGACGACGTTTGCGAGATTTGTCGCCTATATCAAGAGCCTATTCCCAACGCCGTCCGATTCCGACGTCCCAGGGCCGGACAGGACCCGGGACCGGGTGGTGAGCGCGTTGCTGGATAAGTTCACGGCAACCGTGGTTCCCGACACCACCACCTTCAGGATAACCGTGAGTTCAGAGGATCCTGAAAAGGCGGCGCTGATCGCCGACTCGATCGCCGAGCAGTATGTGCAGCGCCAGATCGATGTCAAACGCGGCGCGACGGTCGATGCGATCGACTGGCTCAGCGAGCGCGTCGCCGAACTGAAGGTCTCGCTCGAAAAATCCGAAAATACCGTAAAACAGTTCAAGACCGATACGCCGCTGACCACGCCGGAAGTGTTAAGCGGGCTGGAGCGGCAATTGAAGTCGATCCGCGATCGCATCACCGAGACGCGCCAGAGGGTCGAGGCTTCCGATGCCTTGTTCGCGAATCTCGAGCAGGCGTCGTCTTTTGAAGACAAAGCTGTTCTGCTGGGGGACCCGACGCTCATCGATCTCTCGGCCACCGCGCCTCGCAATAGAAGAGATGCCGCGCGTTTTGAAGCGAGACTGGAGACCCTGCTCGTCGATCGCCGCAGGGACGCGGCCGAACTCAAGAGCCAGCTTGCCTCTCTGGAGACCGCGGAGGCAGCGCTCGAGAGAAAGATTCAGACCGAAAGCGCGGCCTATCTCGAGCTGGAGCAGTTGACGCGGGAAGCGGAAGCCAACCGGACACTTTACGAATATTTCCTGGCACGTCTCAAGGAGACCTCCGCTCAGCAGGGGATACAGCAGGCGGACAGCGTCATTCTTTCCTATGCCGTCGTTCCCGAGAATGCGAGCGAGCCGTCCAAGAAGCGGATCGTCCTTCTTGCCGGTCTTGTGGGGCTTGTTTTCGGCGGCCTGCTCAGTCTGCTGCTGGAGATGCGGAACAGAACCTTCAAGACATCGCAGGAACTCGAGGAGCTCGCTGGTCTGCCGGTCGTCGGCATGTTGCCTCTGGTGCCGGCGAAACACCGGAGCGATCTCTTCCACTACCTTCAAACGCATTCGACCTCACCGTTTGCCGAGGCGATACGCAATCTCAGAACGTCGGTTGTGCTTGCCAATCTCGACAAGCCGCCGCAGGTGATCATGCTTTCGTCTTCCATCCCCGGCGAGGGGAAAACGACAAGCAGTATCGCTCTGGCGCTGAATTTTGTAAGCATGGGCAAGAAGGTCCTTCTGGTCGAAGGCGATCTGCGACGGCTGACCTTTCACCAGTATTTCGGCAATTCCAGAACCGACGCCGGTCTGATTTCCGTGCTTTCGGGAAAGCAGACCCTGGATGAAACCGTTTTCCACAGTGAAGACCTGGAGCTCGACGTTCTGTTTGGCGAGCGCTCGCCGAAAAATGCGGCCGATGTTCTTTCATCGAGGAAGATGGATGAGCTGCTTCGCGAGGCCCGGTCAAAGTATGACTTCATAATCGTCGACGCGCCGCCGGTGCTGATCGTGCCTGATGCGCGTGTTCTCAGCCAGTTTGTCGATGCCATCCTCTTCGTCGTCAAATGGGATTCGACCCACCATCACCAGGTCGAAGAGGCGGTCCGTTCGTTCGAGGAAGGCAAGATCGAGGGGCTCGTACTAAACCAGATCGATCCGAATGGATTCAAGCGGTATGGCTACAACTACGGCTATGGCTATGGCTATGCCGCCCATTACGGCGACAAATATTACGATACGGACGACGACTAG
- a CDS encoding TRAP transporter substrate-binding protein, producing MGISVQGLLTALAVCMASAAQAEPVTLKLATGAQDSTIWAKQTQAYVQKVDELSGGQVKIEIFYAGQLGSMGDTLTSALSGRIDMWSGSLPILSGIVPELDTMMFPFMFDSDEQTVCAVPRLTETAQKAAGRKFHLLTFAPVEHQAMVGSEPLVSPDLLKGKKVRSAPSSSSINFFQSIGATPLPLPAEDTPSAASTHLVDAVNFGLTYAMASGLTETLPVYTRADVLFSLGAVIVSPRSWAKLDDQQKAALTDALSLMEFGAKLQEILAFEKAMSDRLTQAGGTIVHLTPDQQKLWEDAARATWHKSLSELKGDATGFFETIQQAKADCGS from the coding sequence ATGGGAATTTCTGTCCAAGGGCTGCTGACCGCCCTCGCCGTCTGCATGGCGAGCGCGGCGCAGGCCGAGCCGGTCACGCTGAAACTGGCGACCGGCGCACAGGACTCGACCATATGGGCGAAGCAGACGCAGGCCTATGTCCAGAAGGTTGATGAGCTTTCCGGCGGTCAGGTCAAGATCGAGATATTCTACGCCGGACAGCTTGGCTCGATGGGCGACACGCTGACGAGCGCCCTGAGCGGAAGGATCGACATGTGGTCCGGATCGCTGCCGATCCTGTCCGGCATCGTGCCCGAGCTTGATACGATGATGTTCCCGTTCATGTTCGACAGCGACGAACAGACCGTGTGCGCGGTTCCCAGGCTCACCGAAACCGCCCAGAAGGCGGCGGGCAGGAAATTTCACCTGCTGACCTTTGCCCCTGTGGAGCATCAGGCCATGGTCGGCTCCGAGCCGCTGGTGTCGCCCGACCTCCTGAAGGGGAAGAAAGTGCGCAGCGCCCCTTCCAGTTCCTCGATCAATTTCTTCCAGTCGATCGGCGCCACGCCCCTGCCTTTGCCGGCCGAGGACACGCCGTCGGCGGCAAGTACGCATCTGGTGGACGCGGTGAACTTCGGGCTGACCTATGCGATGGCGTCCGGGCTTACCGAGACCCTGCCCGTCTATACCCGCGCTGACGTGCTGTTCAGCCTCGGCGCGGTGATCGTGTCGCCGCGGAGCTGGGCCAAGCTCGACGATCAGCAGAAAGCCGCCCTGACCGACGCCCTGTCGCTGATGGAATTCGGCGCCAAACTGCAGGAAATCCTGGCCTTTGAAAAGGCAATGTCCGACAGGCTTACGCAAGCCGGCGGGACGATCGTCCATCTGACGCCCGACCAGCAGAAGCTTTGGGAAGATGCCGCGCGCGCCACGTGGCACAAGTCCCTCAGCGAGTTGAAAGGGGATGCCACCGGCTTTTTCGAGACCATTCAGCAAGCAAAAGCGGATTGCGGTTCATAA